The nucleotide sequence ACGaagagacgacgacgacgacgacgacgacgacgacgacgacgggacCTTCCTGAATCGGGACCTTCCGACGATATCGGAATCTCTGGTTTTGTCGCGACTCGATACCCGTCGAAGCTCGACGCCTTCGCCGCCGTTTTCTCGCTCGATCGTTCGTCGATTCGTCGATTCTCGACCGAATCCCGCCGTTTTTACCACTTTTTCTTTTCTATCGGCTAGCCCCTCCGTTTTCGTTTCGATCGATCTCGTTTCTCTTCGTTCTCGTCGCTCTTCGCTTCTTTTCCCTTCGTTCTTGTATTATTTTTCTTTCGTCGTCACGTTCCACTACCGATATTAACACCGGTCGGCCCGTTCGCGCGTCACGGTCGTGAACGCTTGCCCTCCTTTTGCAAAGTTAAAGCGAGCAACGCGATTCGCGACAACTTCCTAAGCGAGTCCGAACGATTCTTTCTTGGATGTTTCGAGCGGAACGGCTCGAAGAACTCGACTATTTTTCTCCCGCTTCGCGTCGAATCGAAGCGAAGCGAACGCGTGCGAGGAAAGAAACGCGAAACGAGCGGAATCGAATGGAGTTCGCGCGAAACGAACGCGAaacggtcgcgcgcgcgcgtcttcgTATCCCCGCATCGTCGGACGTTCGATAAGAATAAGAATGGCGGGACGATCGAGAAGCGCGTTCGCTTCGGGACGACGATAGGAATTCCGTCTTCGAACCGGTTCATATTCCGAACGAAAAGTCATCGCGAGTTCGGCCAGCGGAAACCGTGCTCGATATCCTGCGGCCGTCTCGACGTGGATCTCGACGTACGTAGGTCCGGTCGATAACCGCGATTCTTGGTATAAACTTCCTCGGATACGAGGCTAACTTTGCAAACCGAAAACGAAAGCGACGAACGCCGTAAAGACTCGGCCAGCCGAGCAAGGATATCGGATATCGCATCGTCGATCGCGCTTTCGGACTCTGCCGGAGACCGGTCGTCGCCGGCTGGTCGAGTTTGACCGTGCGAAGCGTGGAAAGATCAAACGGATCGAGCGCGCGATGCACCGTCTCCTCCATTAACCTTAACCCAGACCTAACCCTTAACGGATCCTCGGAAACGAACGGTCGACCGACCGTGGAACGTTTCGTAACGTCTCGTGGTCGGGGACGCGTGCATCCGTGCATTCGTAGATACGCGGAGCACGAACCGAAACGCGTCGGTCGCGCTACCGAAAATAACGTAGGAGAAAGTACGCGGCGCTGCGACGGTTCACGGTCCTACATCGTGGTATTCGATGCCGATGCCTATCGGTACGCGAGCAAAAGGCCGATCCGAcgacgcggcgcgtcgcgttACAGGACGAAACGCGAAACGATCGTTTTCTGTCCGATCGTTGCGAGCGAGAATGCTTCGATCGaaccgaacgaaacgaaacgaaacgaaacgaaacgaatacGAGGCAAAGCGAAACGCAACGCGTCGAAACAGCGAAACGGCGAAGCGGTGAAAGACCACAGGCTAAACGCGTCGTACCCTCGCTCAACGTCCGTAACTTTCTAGACCGACCCATATGACATTTTTTCTCGAGTTCGTGACACTTGACGGTTCTCTCTGTACGGCTCGCGAATCTGGGTCCCTTTCTACGCTATCCCTCTATCGCTCTATCGCTCCGTTGCTCGAAGACTCGTCGCTTTCAGCGGgcaaaaatcaatttttcaagTCCGACGGATCGAAAACGTTGCTTTTTCTATAAAATGGCAACTCTTTAAAATCGAAAGTATCGGAATCCAAAATGTTGTTCGCGCATAAGAACGTCGGGGACAAAATCTGCAAAATTCAAAGCGTCGAGCATAAATTTTGGGTATTCCGTACGGAGCGCGGATTCGGTGATCGTTGGCGGCAAACTTTCGATTTTTCGATTATTCTCGAGAGAAAATGTACGAGATGCGAGCGGAACTATCCGCAGCTTCGAAAGTTGCGCGAATTTTAGCATCGAAGCCCTGTCGCGACTCTCCAGCCCTGTAACCCTGCAGCCTCGCGGCCGATCCGACGCGACCGTACTTTTAACGCGCGAGTTCTCGAATCGAACGACGTTGGCGAATCGAATCGATGGAATTTTCGGTACAAGATCGAGTCGTGTCCGGAACGAAGCACTTTCGGGATCGTTTGGCGCGGATGGCACGATTTCTTCCGACGTACTTCGCATTTCCGACGATACGAAAAAAGTCGATCGGTGATCGGTTTTCTACAAATTTCCAACGGCAGCCCGAATCTTTCGCTCGAAACTTTTGAGATAACGCTGAAATAATATTGGATACCGAAAGCGACTTCCGAACCTCCGTGCTACGCCTTTTTATTCGCACGACTCGCGTCACGCGCCTATGCCGCTGTAAACGTCAAATTTGTTCTCGCCCGCTCTTTCGACCTCGCCGCGCGCGTACGTTCGATTTCCTTCGCGATCGAAGAGAAGATCCGATTTCCTCGAAAGATCGAACACGGAACGAGAAAGAACGATCGAACCGTTCGAGAGAGTTTTCTTACCTCGGTCAGGCTGGTATAATTGGTGGTTAATTTGATCTGAGGCCGAATTTTTCCGGGCGATTCTCGcgtttccttcgctgaaattgAAATCGGGGTGGTCGTGAAATTTTCGAAGATAGTCGTCGACTTTTTCGACGACAGcaacgcgtcgtcgtcgtcgtcccctTCCGCGTCCTGTACAGGGGTAATGGTTCTCGAGGAAGTTTCGACGGGAGCCGTGTTCGCGTCGATCGTCGCAGCCGTCTCTCCTGCGGCCGTCGTGCCGTTCGTTGTCGTCGATGCCCCGACCGATTTCTCGGCGTTGGAAGATGCTGGCAACGACGTTGTCGGCGTCGCCTCGATAATTTGGGTAAACGCGTTCCGTGCGGTCGACGTCGGCGAAATCATCGAGAACGGCGAGGACGGCGACGGCGAGGGTGCCATCGACAACGACAGCGTCAACGGCGACGAGAGCGACAGCGACGAGAGCGACGATAGCGACAGCGACGACATCGGAATTACAGGATCGTCGATAGCCGTGGTCGCGGAGGCCCCGACGGATACCGGCCTCGACACCGCGTCGTCGTCGACCTCGTTGTTACCCGCGTTTCCAGTTCCAATTCTGAAATCGGCGTCGATGCTGTTGCCGTTCACGTTTCCGTTCCCGCTGCCGCTACCGTTCACGTTTCCGTTTCCGTTTCCGTTTACGGTTACGGTCACGGTTCCGGTTCCACTCGCACTTTTGGTCATAGGACTGCTGTTCGATTCGGCCGGGAAACTCGCAGTTTTATCCACGCCGAAATACGTCGGTGTGGTCTGCTTCGATTTTACTTGCACACCTCGAAGTTGGGCGAGCGACTGGGAGGGTAAAGCCGCGGTTCCCGTCATCAGGACGACGAACCATGCCAGTCCATCGATCGGCTTCATCTTTTCTTCGATCTGGAATCAACGGAGAGTCCCGTGAACGGAAAAACTTGGACGACGTTGCCCGATCGAAGCGAACGACAGGGGTACCGCCGCGTACCGTTCCTTCTATTTCGAGAGTTCAGCGTTCGAAGAACCGCGGCGAGATCCGCCGCGTAATTTTCGATTCCGTCGAGGAGAGGCCGACGAGTTCGTTCGCTTCTCCGTCGTCGAGATTTCGTTTCCAAATAATTGGCCGTGGATCGTACCCTAACCGTGTAATACCGAGATATTCCGCGAGAATCGAAACGTATCGAGCGCCGAAGCTGCGAGCGAGCTCGCTCCTTCGACCGCGAACTCGCCTTCGCGATAGCATTTTTCGATCGAACGATTCGACGTCGGATCTCTCGACCGTGTTCGATACGGCCGGTGACGAATTCGACCGTTTGCACGGCGAACGGTTAATAATGTTGCGCGAGTTTACGAGATCGCCGCGAATATGCGCGAAGCGAGACGGTGCCCCGGGCGATTTGGACTACGGTCGCTCGAACGCGCGATAGAAATCGTAGGATCGAACGTCGAGCGAGCAAAATCGAGcaaacgagcgagcgagcgaacgaacgaacgaacgaacgaacgaacgaccaACCAACCGATGAACCGGTGAACGTTGTTTACTTTTTCTATTCTCGCGAAGGTGTTCAGGGTGGTACGGTAATTATGGCGCGATATAATTTACCACACGGATGCGGTGAAATTAGGTTAACTGGTACTCGCGTTACTCGCGTTCCTCGTGGGCCGTTATCTTTCTTCGTATTTTCAAGGTCGCCGTGCATACGGTCGCATACAGTTACGTACGAATCGAACGGCACCGATCGAGCGTCTTTATACCGACTCGTTCCGTTTTATCCCGTTTTATTCCGTTTTATTCCGTTTTATTCCGTTTTATTCCACCTATCGTATCCGTGCCCGTCGATATCGCCGATACTCGTTACGACGATTTCCGCGTCTCTCGTATATCGAAAGAAACGAAGAAAACTTGAAACCGACGCGACGTTGCGACGCGTTATTTTTTCGATGCATCGTTCGCGACGATTGTTGTACGAGTACAAAAAGTACCGAACTGACCGTCGAATTCGATCGTCGGATTCTGAACGAAGCCGAACGGTTTGCCCGTCGTGGACGCGATCGCGGCCTGTTTTTTCGAACGAAGCCGTCCTACGATGCGCCATCGAATTCGTAACCGTTGCTCGGCCCGCTTTCGATATCGATTCGCAGTCCGTGTTCGCCCTCGTTGGACGCGCGTATAGAAATCGGATCGACGATTCGAACGACAACGATCGGCGCCGTTTTTTTACATACCTTTGCAGGTTGGAAtcgtacaatattttatttcgcgAGACGCGCGATGCGATTCGCTTTCTTCGGACGACCAACGGCCGTCGATCCGTCGTTTTATACCGTTTTTCATCGAAACGACCGAAAACATTTTCCAAGAAAACGATCGAGGCGCGATCATATTTCGGTATCGCGTCGATGGAATATCGCGCGGAATAGCGTATCGCGTCGTATCTTCCGAAAAGGATTAAACGTCTGACAAATGGGTCGATGCTCTGACCTTGCTCAACTTTCAATTGTACGTTCGACGTcgatcggctcggctcggctcggcttcgAGTCCTGTGCGGTACTGGATAATCGACCTCGACCTCGGCCTCGAGCTTGACCTTGACCCTGACCCTGACCCTGACTCCGACCTTGGCCCCGATCGCAAGCTCGAATCGAAGCTCGATCTCGACTTTCCGCTCGAATCGTATCCAGCGTGTTCGAACGTGGCCCACCGGCGTACGAGACGACGTCGCGTAAGAGCTGCCGAAGCGGTGCGGTGGTTTCGAGAGCGAGAAGCGGCCGTCCAGGACGGAACGACTTTCCGTTCGCTCGGTCTTCGGAGTTCGACGAGTCGGTCGACGAGCCTGGATGTCCGTTTCGACGTTTTccccgatatatatatatatatatatatatgtatgtatatatatatatatcgattaTCGATGAAACGATTCCACGAAATTTCGAAGGAACGTGCAACCGAGAAAGAACGCGCGCGCTCGCTTAGATGCGTTCCAGTTCCGGATGAGACTGCGAGCTCTCGCGGAAGACGCGCCGCCTATGAGCCCCGACTAGTCCCACTTACCAACCAACCAGAAACCCCTCGACTATGCGTGGAATCCCAAGCTGCATCATCTCCACCAATCCTCTAGCTTGGTTCGCGCTCCGCGCTCGCTTCTACGCTTACCAACTGGACGCCGCGATCGGGTACTCGTATACCAGCGCATACCTACGATAAGCCGAGTCCTCGTCCTCTCGACGGACGGAACCACGGAACCGTGGATTCGAGACCCGAGCGATCCGGCAAATCCGAGCAAGTTTCAACTTTGAAACGAAAAACGGGCATGGGTTTCGGGGTTAAAAAAACGAGCGGaatgggagaaagagagagagagagagagagagagagagagagagagagacgcggacGAATACGCATCGTCCTCCAGCGACGTTTATCGTATGCAGTTAGCTGCAGCGAACATCCGTTCGAACGATAAAGCGACGACAGAACCTCCGGATTAACGACATCGTTCCCCCCTTTTTTCTTTCGCTTCTCTTCCCCCCTCCTTGCTCGCATCTTTCCTCGTTACCCTTCTTTCGTTGTCCCGGTGTTGAGCGGTGCATCGCTCTCGCGCATCATTCTTATTTCTTGTTCCGCTACCTCGGCATCCTCCGCTCGCGCGtttcttattatttttcttccttttccTTCCCTTCCCTTCGCTTTGCTTTCCTTTCCATTCCTTTCCTTTCCCTCGACCGTTTACCGTATCGTTGTTATCGTTTTCTTCGGTCGCTGCAACGTTCGACGCGTCAACGATTTACCGATCGCGCGATTCGAtcgaaaagaaaattcaatcgATCGAAATGAAATAAACGATGGATCGCGATGAACGCGAGATCGACGTTGGCcgaacgaaaatgttctccttCGAAGACCCGACGATCTACCGTTACCGTCAGTAGGACACGACTACTCGAGCATAAAATACCCTCGATCGATTCTACCGTCGATACCGCGATACGGAGGAGCGATTCGAACCGGTCCATCGCTGTTTGCTTCTTCTTGTCGAGTAAAACGAATCCTGTCGTTCGGAGTTTAGAACTCGGGTAATGGACCCGAAC is from Megalopta genalis isolate 19385.01 chromosome 4, iyMegGena1_principal, whole genome shotgun sequence and encodes:
- the dsx-c73A gene encoding doublesex cognate 73A isoform X1; translated protein: MKPIDGLAWFVVLMTGTAALPSQSLAQLRGVQVKSKQTTPTYFGVDKTASFPAESNSSPMTKSASGTGTVTVTVNGNGNGNVNGSGSGNGNVNGNSIDADFRIGTGNAGNNEVDDDAVSRPVSVGASATTAIDDPVIPMSSLSLSSLSSLSLSSPLTLSLSMAPSPSPSSPFSMISPTSTARNAFTQIIEATPTTSLPASSNAEKSVGASTTTNGTTAAGETAATIDANTAPVETSSRTITPVQDAEGDDDDDALLSSKKSTTIFENFTTTPISISAKETRESPGKIRPQIKLTTNYTSLTETGVRFPEGASAALAKPTKYHYYPHNQHIYLLPECAVQQVCNAVYVRLNFTQPLCACPGRYRDPCSASLDSDDLHTTELVTDPRTKALTLVKTCEPVAEMRECRTPRDWSLLALQNVRTGKSHYLVICRCPDANILEGPMSHDQPTYASVPGIRVYGMMCVQGNRKGRPLRYTRSISDRPNKYIDAEQADQRPSFPWYKVQQLMDTAVWD